The proteins below come from a single Corylus avellana chromosome ca3, CavTom2PMs-1.0 genomic window:
- the LOC132173814 gene encoding mitogen-activated protein kinase 19-like isoform X1 gives MLQNQPKKDLKEIDFFTDYGDANRYRILEVIGKGSYGVVCAAIDTHTGEKVAIKKIHDVFEHISDSIRILREIKLLRLLRHPDIVEIKRIMLPPSKREFKDIYVVFELMESDLHQVIKANDDLTHEHHQFFLYQMLRALKYMHTANVYHRDLKPKNILANANCKLKVCDFGLARVAFSDMPTTIFWTDYVATRWYRAPELCGSFFSKYTPAIDIWSIGCIFAEILTGKPLFPGKSIIHQLDLITDLLGTPSPETISAICVEHIQVRNEKSRKYLIEMRKKPPVPFQQKFPNADPLALHLLQRLLAFDPKDRPTAEEALADPYFKGLAKVEREPSAQPISKLEFEFERRRVIKEDIRELIYREILEYHPQLLKDYVNGTEGSNFLYPSGICQFRKQFAHLEENGGKSSPVYPLERKHVSLPRSTVHSNTIPPSTQKNLTSHQNRQIAEQASSNFRSMDASSGNPSKVSRPPPRVPIAKPGRVVGPVLPYEDLRSMKDEYGSRMYDRNAVLTPQAVTQQWFLKTHTANQEKSGFEEERDLSQAKPQQCNVTAKPASGMAMDVNTNPYIQPQTKGDQLNDRITIDAKLLQAQSQFGAAGAAAVAVAAHRNAGAVQYGLS, from the exons ATGCTGCAAAATCAGCCAAAGAAG gaCCTGAaggagattgatttttttacTGACTATGGTGATGCAAATCGATATAGAATTCTTGAAGTTATAGGGAAGGGAAGCTATGGAGTTGTTTGTGCAGCAATTGACACACATACTGGCGAAAAAGtcgcaataaaaaaaatacatgatgTTTTTGAGCACATCTCTGATTCTATACGGATCCTGCGTGAAATAAAGTTGCTCAGGCTCTTACGGCATCCTGATATTGTTGAAATTAAGCGCATCATGTTGCCACCATCAAAGAGAGAGTTCAAAGACATTTATGTTGTTTTTGAGCTAATGGAATCTGATCTTCACCAAGTGATTAAAGCTAATGATGACTTGACGCATGAACACCATCAGTTTTTTCTTTATCAGATGCTACGTGCATTGAAATATATGCATACTG CAAATGTTTATCACCGAGATCTTAAGCCGAAAAATATATTGGCAAATGCAAATTGCAAACTCAAAGTTTGTGACTTTGGATTAGCAAGAGTTGCATTTAGTGATATGCCAACAACAATATTTTGGACG GACTATGTTGCCACAAGATGGTATAGGGCTCCGGAATTGTGTGGATCATTTTTCTCAAAG TATACACCTGCAATTGATATATGGAGTATTGGCTGCATCTTCGCTGAGATACTGACGGGGAAGCCCTTATTTCCTGGTAAAAGTATTATTCATCAATTAGATTTGATCACTGATCTTCTTGGGACACCTTCACCAGAAACCATTTCAGCG ATTTGTGTTGAGCATATCCAGGTTCGAAATGAGAAGTCGCGAAAATATTTGATAGAAATGAGGAAAAAACCTCCTGTGCCCTTTCAACAGAAATTTCCAAATGCAGATCCTCTTGCACTCCATTTATTGCAGAGGCTGTTAGCATTTGATCCGAAGGATCGGCCAACTGCCGAAGAG GCATTGGCTGATCCTTACTTTAAGGGACTTGCCAAAGTTGAGAGAGAACCTTCTGCTCAGCCAATCTCAAAGTTGGAGTTCGAGTTTGAGAGAAGAAGGGTGATAAAGGAGGACATCAGAGAACTAATATACCGAGAGATACTAGAATACCATCCTCAGCTGCTCAAAGACTACGTGAATGGAACTGAAGGCTCAAATTTCCTATATcctag TGGTATATGTCAGTTCAGAAAGCAGTTTGCACATCTTGAGGAAAATGGTGGTAAAAGTTCACCGGTTTATCCTTTAGAGAGGAAGCATGTCTCTCTCCCACG GTCCACTGTTCACTCAAATACAATTCCTCCTAGCACACAGAAAAATTTGACTTCGCATCAGAACCGGCAAATTGCAGAGCAGGCTTCATCGAATTTTAGGTCAATGGATGCAAGTTCTGGAAATCCATCTAAAGTTTCACGGCCTCCACCAAGGGTTCCAATAG CAAAGCCTGGTAGAGTTGTGGGACCAGTACTGCCTTATGAGGATTTGAGAAGTATGAAAGATGAATATGGTTCAAGGATGTATGATAGAAATGCAGTTCTTACTCCTCAGGCAGTAACTCAACAGTGGTTTCTAAAGACTCACACGGCGAATCAAGAGAAATCTGGGTTTGAGGAGGAGAGAGATTTGTCACAAGCCAAACCCCAACAATGCAATGTTACAGCCAAACCAGCCTCGGGCATGGCAATGGATGTCAACACTAATCCATATATCCAACCGCAAACCAAGGGAGATCAGTTGAATGATCGAATTACCATCGATGCAAAACTGCTGCAGGCACAGTCACAATTTGGTGCAGCTGGCGCTGCAGCTGTTGCTGTAGCTGCTCACAGGAATGCAGGAGCTGTTCAATATGGATTATCTTAA
- the LOC132174824 gene encoding solanesyl diphosphate synthase 2, chloroplastic-like isoform X1, translating into MMSMTCHNLDSARTVLDLFASGCSSSASFNRSSVRNYAQSSRKRSCRGYGARKLLGRRRGIAQRRVSSTKTPEILLNDTGVAQGPPPVLGFKKESRSPVSLTNLFEVVAEDLQILNQNLQSIVGAENPVLMSAAEQIFGAGGKRMRPALVFLVSRATAELVGLKELTVEHRRLAEIIEMIHTASLIHDDVLDDSDIRRGKETVHQLYGTRVAVLAGDFMFAQSSWYLANLENLEVIKLISQVIKDFASGEIKQASSLFDCDTELEEYLLKSYYKTASLIAASTKGAGIFSGVDSSISQKMYEYGKNLGLSFQVIDDILDFTQSAEQLGKPAGSDLVKGNLTAPVIFALEKEPKLREIIESEFSEPGSLDEAIGLIKSSGGIERAQQLAEEKADLAIQNLQCLPQSAFRVALEEMVMYNLERID; encoded by the exons ATGATGTCAATGACATGCCACAACCTTGATTCCGCCAGGACTGTGCTTGATTTGTTTGCTTCTGGCTGCTCTTCCAGTGCTTCGTTTAACCGGTCTTCAGTGAGGAATTATGCGCAGTCCAGTCGGAAGAGAAGTTGTAGAGGCTATGGGGCTAGGAAACTGCTTGGTAGACGGCGGGGCATCGCTCAGCGTAGAGTGTCTTCCACGAAGACCCCCGAGATTCTGCTTAATG ATACAGGGGTAGCTCAAGGTCCTCCACCAGTGTTGGGGTTCAAGAAAGAGTCGAGAAGTCCTGTTTCACTGACAAATTTGTTTGAAGTGGTCGCGGAGGACCTCCAGATTCTCAACCAAAATCTTCAGTCA ATTGTTGGTGCAGAAAACCCAGTTCTGATGTCTGCTGCAGAGCAGATATTTGGTGCTGGTGGGAAGAGGATGAGACCAGCTTTGGTGTTCCTAGTGTCAAGAGCAACAGCAGAACTAGTTGGTTTAAA GGAACTTACCGTGGAGCATAGGCGTTTGGCAGAGATAATTGAGATGATCCATACTGCAAGCTTAATTCATGATGATGTACTAGATGATAGCGACATACGGAGAG GGAAGGAAACTGTTCATCAACTGTATGGTACAAGAGTGGCGGTGCTGGCTGGGGACTTCATGTTTGCACAATCATCATGGTATCTTGCAAATCTTGAAAACCTGGAAGTCATTAAGCTCATCAGCCAG GTTATTAAAGATTTTGCAAGTGGCGAAATAAAGCAGGCATCTAGCTTGTTCGATTGTGACACCGAACTCGAAGAATATTTGCTCAAGAGCTACTACAAAACAGCCTCCTTAATAGCTGCTAGTACCAAAGGAGCTGGTATTTTTAGTGGGGTTGACAGCAGTATTAGTCAGAAAATGTATGAATATGGTAAGAATCTTGGTCTGTCATTCCAAGTCATAGATGACATATTGGATTTCACGCAGTCAGCAGAGCAGCTGGGGAAGCCAGCAGGCAGTGACCTTGTTAAAGGGAACCTGACTGCACCTGTAATTTTTGCTCTGGAGAAAGAGCCAAAACTGAGAGAAATAATTGAATCTGAATTTAGTGAGCCTGGTTCCCTTGATGAAGCCATTGGATTGATTAAAAGTAGTGGGGGCATTGAGAGAGCACAACAATTAGCTGAAGAGAAGGCTGATCTTGCTATCCAAAATCTCCAATGTCTTCCTCAAAGTGCCTTTAGAGTAGCTCTTGAGGAGATGGTGATGTACAATCTTGAGCGGATTGATTAG
- the LOC132175213 gene encoding fatty-acid-binding protein 3, chloroplastic: MLGAVAVSTPLWLSAPAPSITCDSIPRICFLRRIPNPTVSLCQTQIFSLFSTYPLYFSTYRDGVTQIQFSPNASSSSSVGTAEYTEEPTTNVKFQRSLSLPGCSGSLSLLGTGYREKVFAIIGVKVYAAGLYVNLSILNQLNAWKGKSTAEIQGSPSLFNSIFNSPFEKSLQIVLVRDVDGKTFWDALDNAISPRIKAPAAIDESALSTFRSIFQGRPLKKGTFIFLSWLDPSKMLVCVSSNGLPSSVDAEIESGNVTCALFDVFFGNAPVSPSLKDSVSKELATILK; the protein is encoded by the exons ATGCTCGGAGCAGTTGCAGTCTCCACTCCATTATGGCTTTCAGCTCCAGCTCCTTCGATAACCTGCGATTCCATTCCCAGAATTTGCTTTCTGAGAAGAATTCCGAATCCAACAGTGTCATTGTGCCAAACCCagattttttctctcttttccacATACCCTCTCTATTTTTCTACCTACAGAGACGGTGTAACACAGATCCAATTCTCTCcaaatgcttcttcttcatcttcag TTGGAACTGCAGAATACACCGAGGAACCAACAACAAATGTGAAGTTTCAAAGGTCTCTCAGTTTGCCAGGATGCTCGGGTTCATTGTCGTTGCTTGGAACTG GATACAGGGAGAAAGTTTTTGCAATCATTGGTGTTAAGGTCTATGCTGCAGGACTGTATGTAAATCTGTCTATTTTAAATCAATTGAACGCTTGGAAAGGGAAATCAACAGCTGAGATTCAGGGGAGTCCTTCCTTGTtcaactcaatttttaatt CTCCTTTTGAGAAATCATTACAGATTGTTCTGGTCAGAGATGTTGATGGTAAAACTTTTTGGGATGCCTTAGACAATGCCATCTCCCCACGAATCAAAGCACCCGCTGCCATTGATGAATCTGCTCTGTCCACATTCCGTAGCATCTTCCAAGGGCGACCCCTTAAGAAAggaactttcatatttttgaGTTGGTTGGATCCATCGAAAATGCTT GTTTGTGTCTCATCAAATGGGCTTCCATCTAGTGTTGATGCTGAGATTGAGTCAGGGAATGTGACTTGCGCTCTTTTTGATGTATTTTTTGGAAATGCACCCGTTTCTCCCTCCTTGAAAGATTCAGTTTCCAAGGAGTTGGCAACAATCCTCAAGTAG
- the LOC132173278 gene encoding mitochondrial ATP-independent inner membrane protease subunit 1a isoform X1, with amino-acid sequence MRLVNYMRQWRSVAKEALDRTAIVAKFLCLLHVTNNYLCSPTLVYGPSMLPTLNLTGDVLLTEHLSPRLGKVGSGDVVLVRSPVDPRKTLTKRVVGMEGDRVTFFVDPLHTDRCQSAVVPKGHVWIQGDNMYASSDSRHFGPVPYGLIQGKVFFRVWPPNGFGLLEQ; translated from the exons atgagattAGTGAATTACATGAGACAATGGAGAAGCGTAGCGAAGGAGGCGTTGGATCGTACCGCCATCGTAGCCAAATTCCTCTGCTTGCTTCACGTCACCAACAACTACCTCTGCTCCCCTACTCTC GTGTACGGTCCTAGTATGCTCCCGACCTTGAATCTTACCGGTGACGTGCTGTTAACCGAGCACCTGTCGCCCAGGCTTGGGAAGGTCGGCTCCGGAGATGTCGTGCTGGTTCGCTCTCCTGTGGACCCCAGAAAGACGCTCACCAAGCGGGTTGTGGGCATGGAGGGTGATAGGGTCACCTTCTTTGTGGATCCCCTGCACACTGACAGGTGTCAATCCGCTGTG GTCCCAAAGGGGCACGTTTGGATTCAGGGTGATAACATGTATGCCTCAAGTGATTCACGCCATTTTGGGCCTGTTCCTTATGGTCTTATTCAAGGAAAAGTGTTTTTCCGG GTATGGCCACCCAATGGCTTTGGATTATTGGAGCAATGA
- the LOC132173814 gene encoding mitogen-activated protein kinase 19-like isoform X2 encodes MLQNQPKKDLKEIDFFTDYGDANRYRILEVIGKGSYGVVCAAIDTHTGEKVAIKKIHDVFEHISDSIRILREIKLLRLLRHPDIVEIKRIMLPPSKREFKDIYVVFELMESDLHQVIKANDDLTHEHHQFFLYQMLRALKYMHTANVYHRDLKPKNILANANCKLKVCDFGLARVAFSDMPTTIFWTDYVATRWYRAPELCGSFFSKYTPAIDIWSIGCIFAEILTGKPLFPGKSIIHQLDLITDLLGTPSPETISAVRNEKSRKYLIEMRKKPPVPFQQKFPNADPLALHLLQRLLAFDPKDRPTAEEALADPYFKGLAKVEREPSAQPISKLEFEFERRRVIKEDIRELIYREILEYHPQLLKDYVNGTEGSNFLYPSGICQFRKQFAHLEENGGKSSPVYPLERKHVSLPRSTVHSNTIPPSTQKNLTSHQNRQIAEQASSNFRSMDASSGNPSKVSRPPPRVPIAKPGRVVGPVLPYEDLRSMKDEYGSRMYDRNAVLTPQAVTQQWFLKTHTANQEKSGFEEERDLSQAKPQQCNVTAKPASGMAMDVNTNPYIQPQTKGDQLNDRITIDAKLLQAQSQFGAAGAAAVAVAAHRNAGAVQYGLS; translated from the exons ATGCTGCAAAATCAGCCAAAGAAG gaCCTGAaggagattgatttttttacTGACTATGGTGATGCAAATCGATATAGAATTCTTGAAGTTATAGGGAAGGGAAGCTATGGAGTTGTTTGTGCAGCAATTGACACACATACTGGCGAAAAAGtcgcaataaaaaaaatacatgatgTTTTTGAGCACATCTCTGATTCTATACGGATCCTGCGTGAAATAAAGTTGCTCAGGCTCTTACGGCATCCTGATATTGTTGAAATTAAGCGCATCATGTTGCCACCATCAAAGAGAGAGTTCAAAGACATTTATGTTGTTTTTGAGCTAATGGAATCTGATCTTCACCAAGTGATTAAAGCTAATGATGACTTGACGCATGAACACCATCAGTTTTTTCTTTATCAGATGCTACGTGCATTGAAATATATGCATACTG CAAATGTTTATCACCGAGATCTTAAGCCGAAAAATATATTGGCAAATGCAAATTGCAAACTCAAAGTTTGTGACTTTGGATTAGCAAGAGTTGCATTTAGTGATATGCCAACAACAATATTTTGGACG GACTATGTTGCCACAAGATGGTATAGGGCTCCGGAATTGTGTGGATCATTTTTCTCAAAG TATACACCTGCAATTGATATATGGAGTATTGGCTGCATCTTCGCTGAGATACTGACGGGGAAGCCCTTATTTCCTGGTAAAAGTATTATTCATCAATTAGATTTGATCACTGATCTTCTTGGGACACCTTCACCAGAAACCATTTCAGCG GTTCGAAATGAGAAGTCGCGAAAATATTTGATAGAAATGAGGAAAAAACCTCCTGTGCCCTTTCAACAGAAATTTCCAAATGCAGATCCTCTTGCACTCCATTTATTGCAGAGGCTGTTAGCATTTGATCCGAAGGATCGGCCAACTGCCGAAGAG GCATTGGCTGATCCTTACTTTAAGGGACTTGCCAAAGTTGAGAGAGAACCTTCTGCTCAGCCAATCTCAAAGTTGGAGTTCGAGTTTGAGAGAAGAAGGGTGATAAAGGAGGACATCAGAGAACTAATATACCGAGAGATACTAGAATACCATCCTCAGCTGCTCAAAGACTACGTGAATGGAACTGAAGGCTCAAATTTCCTATATcctag TGGTATATGTCAGTTCAGAAAGCAGTTTGCACATCTTGAGGAAAATGGTGGTAAAAGTTCACCGGTTTATCCTTTAGAGAGGAAGCATGTCTCTCTCCCACG GTCCACTGTTCACTCAAATACAATTCCTCCTAGCACACAGAAAAATTTGACTTCGCATCAGAACCGGCAAATTGCAGAGCAGGCTTCATCGAATTTTAGGTCAATGGATGCAAGTTCTGGAAATCCATCTAAAGTTTCACGGCCTCCACCAAGGGTTCCAATAG CAAAGCCTGGTAGAGTTGTGGGACCAGTACTGCCTTATGAGGATTTGAGAAGTATGAAAGATGAATATGGTTCAAGGATGTATGATAGAAATGCAGTTCTTACTCCTCAGGCAGTAACTCAACAGTGGTTTCTAAAGACTCACACGGCGAATCAAGAGAAATCTGGGTTTGAGGAGGAGAGAGATTTGTCACAAGCCAAACCCCAACAATGCAATGTTACAGCCAAACCAGCCTCGGGCATGGCAATGGATGTCAACACTAATCCATATATCCAACCGCAAACCAAGGGAGATCAGTTGAATGATCGAATTACCATCGATGCAAAACTGCTGCAGGCACAGTCACAATTTGGTGCAGCTGGCGCTGCAGCTGTTGCTGTAGCTGCTCACAGGAATGCAGGAGCTGTTCAATATGGATTATCTTAA
- the LOC132173278 gene encoding mitochondrial ATP-independent inner membrane protease subunit 1a isoform X2 produces MWLQVYGPSMLPTLNLTGDVLLTEHLSPRLGKVGSGDVVLVRSPVDPRKTLTKRVVGMEGDRVTFFVDPLHTDRCQSAVVPKGHVWIQGDNMYASSDSRHFGPVPYGLIQGKVFFRVWPPNGFGLLEQ; encoded by the exons ATGTGGCTGCAGGTGTACGGTCCTAGTATGCTCCCGACCTTGAATCTTACCGGTGACGTGCTGTTAACCGAGCACCTGTCGCCCAGGCTTGGGAAGGTCGGCTCCGGAGATGTCGTGCTGGTTCGCTCTCCTGTGGACCCCAGAAAGACGCTCACCAAGCGGGTTGTGGGCATGGAGGGTGATAGGGTCACCTTCTTTGTGGATCCCCTGCACACTGACAGGTGTCAATCCGCTGTG GTCCCAAAGGGGCACGTTTGGATTCAGGGTGATAACATGTATGCCTCAAGTGATTCACGCCATTTTGGGCCTGTTCCTTATGGTCTTATTCAAGGAAAAGTGTTTTTCCGG GTATGGCCACCCAATGGCTTTGGATTATTGGAGCAATGA
- the LOC132174824 gene encoding solanesyl diphosphate synthase 2, chloroplastic-like isoform X2 — MMSMTCHNLDSARTVLDLFASGCSSSASFNRSSVRNYAQSSRKRSCRGYGARKLLGRRRGIAQRRVSSTKTPEILLNGVAQGPPPVLGFKKESRSPVSLTNLFEVVAEDLQILNQNLQSIVGAENPVLMSAAEQIFGAGGKRMRPALVFLVSRATAELVGLKELTVEHRRLAEIIEMIHTASLIHDDVLDDSDIRRGKETVHQLYGTRVAVLAGDFMFAQSSWYLANLENLEVIKLISQVIKDFASGEIKQASSLFDCDTELEEYLLKSYYKTASLIAASTKGAGIFSGVDSSISQKMYEYGKNLGLSFQVIDDILDFTQSAEQLGKPAGSDLVKGNLTAPVIFALEKEPKLREIIESEFSEPGSLDEAIGLIKSSGGIERAQQLAEEKADLAIQNLQCLPQSAFRVALEEMVMYNLERID, encoded by the exons ATGATGTCAATGACATGCCACAACCTTGATTCCGCCAGGACTGTGCTTGATTTGTTTGCTTCTGGCTGCTCTTCCAGTGCTTCGTTTAACCGGTCTTCAGTGAGGAATTATGCGCAGTCCAGTCGGAAGAGAAGTTGTAGAGGCTATGGGGCTAGGAAACTGCTTGGTAGACGGCGGGGCATCGCTCAGCGTAGAGTGTCTTCCACGAAGACCCCCGAGATTCTGCTTAATG GGGTAGCTCAAGGTCCTCCACCAGTGTTGGGGTTCAAGAAAGAGTCGAGAAGTCCTGTTTCACTGACAAATTTGTTTGAAGTGGTCGCGGAGGACCTCCAGATTCTCAACCAAAATCTTCAGTCA ATTGTTGGTGCAGAAAACCCAGTTCTGATGTCTGCTGCAGAGCAGATATTTGGTGCTGGTGGGAAGAGGATGAGACCAGCTTTGGTGTTCCTAGTGTCAAGAGCAACAGCAGAACTAGTTGGTTTAAA GGAACTTACCGTGGAGCATAGGCGTTTGGCAGAGATAATTGAGATGATCCATACTGCAAGCTTAATTCATGATGATGTACTAGATGATAGCGACATACGGAGAG GGAAGGAAACTGTTCATCAACTGTATGGTACAAGAGTGGCGGTGCTGGCTGGGGACTTCATGTTTGCACAATCATCATGGTATCTTGCAAATCTTGAAAACCTGGAAGTCATTAAGCTCATCAGCCAG GTTATTAAAGATTTTGCAAGTGGCGAAATAAAGCAGGCATCTAGCTTGTTCGATTGTGACACCGAACTCGAAGAATATTTGCTCAAGAGCTACTACAAAACAGCCTCCTTAATAGCTGCTAGTACCAAAGGAGCTGGTATTTTTAGTGGGGTTGACAGCAGTATTAGTCAGAAAATGTATGAATATGGTAAGAATCTTGGTCTGTCATTCCAAGTCATAGATGACATATTGGATTTCACGCAGTCAGCAGAGCAGCTGGGGAAGCCAGCAGGCAGTGACCTTGTTAAAGGGAACCTGACTGCACCTGTAATTTTTGCTCTGGAGAAAGAGCCAAAACTGAGAGAAATAATTGAATCTGAATTTAGTGAGCCTGGTTCCCTTGATGAAGCCATTGGATTGATTAAAAGTAGTGGGGGCATTGAGAGAGCACAACAATTAGCTGAAGAGAAGGCTGATCTTGCTATCCAAAATCTCCAATGTCTTCCTCAAAGTGCCTTTAGAGTAGCTCTTGAGGAGATGGTGATGTACAATCTTGAGCGGATTGATTAG
- the LOC132176074 gene encoding glucan endo-1,3-beta-D-glucosidase, producing MMMMPKLTILSLFLLLLSFISEGTLTSANEQKTWCVAKPSSDQATLLANINYACSQVDCRILQRGCPCYYPDNLLNHASIAMNLYYQSKGRNHWNCDFRGSALTVITDPSYVNCIYA from the exons atgatgatgatgcctAAGCTGacgattctctctctcttccttctgCTCTTGTCCTTCATTTCAg AGGGAACTTTGACTTCGGCAAATGAACAg AAAACTTGGTGTGTGGCGAAGCCATCATCTGACCAGGCAACTCTTTTGGCAAACATAAATTACGCATGCTCTCAGGTGGATTGCCGGATTCTACAGAGAGGTTGTCCCTGTTACTATCCCGACAACCTCCTAAACCATGCCTCTATAGCCATGAATCTCTACTATCAATCCAAGGGAAGAAACCACTGGAATTGTGATTTCAGGGGCTCTGCTCTCACTGTCATCACTGATCCAA GTTATGTGAACTGCATTTATGCATAG
- the LOC132175212 gene encoding receptor-like serine/threonine-protein kinase At1g78530 — MGNAVVLALYITICCVAFVISKIIISVLLYRRWKRRHMVYEDGFSGGKMVMFRSPMMQSLKSEVLLKKTLKLSNKDIIGRGGYGTVYRLAVNESTAFAVKRLSRGTAERDRGFERELEAMGDIKHRNIVTLHGYYTASHYNLLIYELMPNGSLDSFLHGRAVNKKGLDWATRYKIAVGAARGISYLHHDCIPHIIHRDIKSSNILLDQNMEARVSDFGLATLMEPDKTHVSTFVAGTFGYLPPEYFDTGRATAKGDVYSFGVVLLELLTGKKPTDEEFMEEGTKLVSWVKAVVERKREEHVLDSSLENCPVDEINNVFNIALMCLEPEPSMRPTMAEVVKMLEKIKSDTVVTDC, encoded by the exons ATGGGAAATGCTGTGGTCTTAGCACTGTACATAACAATATGCTGCGTTGCTTTTGTTATATCAAAGATCATCATTTCAGTCCTCCTCTATAGGCGATGGAAAAGAAGGCACATGGTTTATGAAGATGGCTTCTCAG GTGGGAAGATGGTGATGTTCAGGTCTCCAATGATGCAGTCTCTGAAATCTGAAGTGTTGTTGAAGAAGACACTGAAACTGAGCAACAAGGACATCATTGGGCGTGGAGGATATGGCACAGTTTACAGATTAGCTGTGAATGAATCAACAGCATTTGCTGTCAAAAGACTGAGTAGGGGAACTGCAGAAAGAGATCGAGGTTTTGAGAGAGAGTTGGAAGCAATGGGAGACATAAAGCACCGCAATATTGTAACTCTTCATGGATATTACACTGCTTCTCACTATAATCTTCTCATTTACGAGCTCATGCCTAATGGAAGCCTTGACAGCTTCCTGCATG GAAGAGCTGTGAACAAGAAGGGTTTGGATTGGGCAACCAGATACAAAATAGCAGTAGGTGCTGCAAGAGGAATATCATACCTTCATCATGATTGCATCCCTCACATTATTCACAGAGATATTAAGTCAAGCAATATATTGTTGGATCAGAACATGGAGGCTCGGGTGTCTGATTTTGGCCTGGCAACATTGATGGAACCAGACAAGACTCATGTTTCTACATTTGTTGCTGGAACTTTTGGATATTTGCCTCCTG AATATTTTGATACTGGAAGAGCCACGGCAAAAGGGGATGTTTACAGTTTTGGGGTTGTCTTGCTGGAGCTTTTGACAGGGAAAAAACCAACTGATGAAGAATTTATGGAGGAGGGAACTAAGCTTGTGTCATGG GTGAAGGCAGTTGTTGAACGTAAGAGGGAGGAGCATGTACTCGACAGTAGCTTAGAAAATTGTCCAGTGGATGAGATTAACAACGTATTCAACATTGCCTTGATGTGTCTTGAACCAGAGCCCTCCATGAGGCCTACAATGGCTGAGGTTGTCAAGATGCTTGAGAAGATAAAATCAGACACAGTTGTAACAGATTGCTAA